AAAATCACACCAACCTATGTCGTCGTTGATGTATCAGGTCTTGGTTACCTCCTACATGTTGCTAACCCCTACGCGTTTTCAAATCTGGTCAATGCAGAGATTAAAATCTATGTGCATCAGGTCATTCGTGACGATGCGCATACCTTGTATGGCTTTACAGATGAAACAGAGAAACGCTTGTTTTTACAATTAATCTCAGTGTCTGGTATCGGGCCAAAATCAGCTTTAGCGATTATTGCAGCAGATGACAATGTCGGGCTAGTGACCGCGATAGATAGTGGGGATATCAAGTATCTGACAAAATTTCCTGGTGTTGGTAAGAAAACTGCCAGCCAAATGGTGCTAGATTTGGAAGGTAAGTTTGAAAATGTCGCAGCACCTACACAGGCACTAAAAGCATCTACTAACGCATCGCTAGATGATGCCTTAGCAGCACTAAGCGCTTTAGGTTATAAAGCATCTGAGCTTAAGAAAGTCGAGACCTATCTAGATGGTAGCACAGACACGACCGAAGGCTTTATTAAAAAAGCATTGAAACTGATGATGAAATAATTGGGCTTATAGCTCAGAGATGAAGGAGAAATACGGTATCTAATCGTATTTTTTTTATTAAATCATGTGGGAAATAGTCAGATGCTATCA
The DNA window shown above is from Lactococcus paracarnosus and carries:
- the ruvA gene encoding Holliday junction branch migration protein RuvA, giving the protein MYEYLNGTLSKITPTYVVVDVSGLGYLLHVANPYAFSNLVNAEIKIYVHQVIRDDAHTLYGFTDETEKRLFLQLISVSGIGPKSALAIIAADDNVGLVTAIDSGDIKYLTKFPGVGKKTASQMVLDLEGKFENVAAPTQALKASTNASLDDALAALSALGYKASELKKVETYLDGSTDTTEGFIKKALKLMMK